In a genomic window of Thiosocius teredinicola:
- a CDS encoding DUF779 domain-containing protein: protein MDTRRVTATDAALALIEKLKKRHGDLMFHQSGGCCDGSAPMCYQRGELQVGDQDVLLGEIGDTPFYMSASQFDYWKHTQLIIDVVDGRGGMFSLEGPEGKRFLTRSRLFTDEEWQQIKGDDGPSFTAVASRPLPT, encoded by the coding sequence ATGGATACGCGACGCGTAACCGCGACTGATGCGGCCCTGGCGTTGATCGAGAAGTTGAAGAAGCGCCACGGTGATTTGATGTTTCACCAGTCAGGCGGTTGTTGCGACGGCAGTGCGCCGATGTGTTACCAGCGTGGCGAACTGCAGGTGGGCGACCAGGACGTGCTGCTCGGTGAGATCGGCGATACGCCTTTCTACATGAGTGCATCACAGTTCGACTACTGGAAGCACACCCAGTTGATCATCGATGTGGTCGACGGACGTGGCGGGATGTTTTCGCTCGAAGGGCCAGAAGGCAAACGCTTTCTCACGCGATCCCGCTTGTTCACCGACGAAGAATGGCAACAAATCAAGGGCGACGATGGACCTTCGTTCACTGCCGTTGCGAGTCGCCCTTTGCCGACCTAA
- a CDS encoding paraquat-inducible protein A: MSAASHSLAGNHLACHTCGLVSRHPEVLTARLSCPRCGVELHHRIPRSVSRSWAFLVAAMMLYIPANLLPIMHVTSLGKTRSDTILSGAEYLLVHGMWPLALIVFVASVLVPVVKILILAYLLISVQRRSPGRAMERLRLYRFTEFVGRWSMVDVFVVTVLVALVHLGNVAEIEAGLGAVFFAGVVVLTMFAAQTFDPRLIWDNVRAHAARHTTE; encoded by the coding sequence ATGAGTGCCGCCAGTCACAGCCTCGCGGGTAACCATCTCGCCTGCCATACCTGCGGCCTGGTCAGTCGCCATCCCGAGGTGTTGACAGCGCGGCTGAGCTGCCCGCGTTGCGGTGTCGAACTGCACCATCGCATCCCGCGCAGCGTGTCGCGGTCGTGGGCCTTCCTGGTCGCGGCGATGATGTTGTACATCCCGGCCAACCTGTTGCCGATCATGCATGTCACTTCGTTGGGCAAAACCCGTTCCGACACGATTCTCAGTGGTGCCGAGTATCTGCTGGTGCACGGCATGTGGCCGCTGGCGCTGATTGTTTTTGTCGCCAGCGTTCTCGTTCCGGTGGTCAAGATCCTGATACTGGCCTACCTGTTGATCTCGGTGCAGCGGCGATCGCCCGGACGCGCGATGGAGCGTCTGCGTCTCTACCGTTTCACCGAATTCGTCGGCCGCTGGTCGATGGTCGATGTGTTCGTGGTCACCGTGTTGGTTGCGCTGGTGCACCTGGGCAACGTCGCCGAGATCGAGGCCGGCCTGGGCGCCGTGTTCTTTGCCGGCGTCGTCGTACTGACCATGTTTGCTGCGCAGACCTTCGATCCTCGCCTGATTTGGGATAACGTCAGAGCCCATGCCGCAAGACACACCACCGAGTGA
- a CDS encoding sigma-54-dependent Fis family transcriptional regulator: MPTFGPIPADTDAARRLFFDKGRSPNGLVPDVIERSWQRCARRLDNADAPPAEHVDLSLLNERREMRGQLRRIVRPEMDALAELVSDGDSLVVLADRDGLILDAVGALNFLRTAQQVALQPGVYWSEDGRGTNAIGTALAEQQAVSVRGRQHYLEANGILSCAAAPILSPRGEMLGVLDVSGDSENLHAQALGMVRLAIQIIEHRLSLTQAQNNGVLRFHPSPELLNTHREGVLLLDEDRIVGANRAALQLLGADWQDLLDTSAEQWLQLPASNQPKVIRGRDGQQMHGVVQQERKSPVAIRPLQAPTGEPCYFDDDCAAKLTDAKRVLDAGIAVLVNGETGTGKEVFARQLHAVSARSHGAFVAVNCAALPESLIESELFGYQGGAFTDARRKGMPGRIREADGGILFLDEIGDMPLALQARLLRVLQEKNVVPLGGGQPVSVDFALVCATNRDLQTMVEAGEFRADLFYRIQDFTLNLPPLRERNGRPRLIESLMRDLGKGEIALDDEAVQALSDYDWPGNLRQLTSVLRTLIALSSPGDIIAVERLPTEIRNRHKQQAVERQADNTLQTKTRDAIEQALVECDGCVSAAARQLGIHRSTIHRWIAKHRH; encoded by the coding sequence ATGCCGACTTTCGGTCCCATACCGGCCGACACGGATGCCGCACGCCGCCTGTTTTTCGACAAGGGACGCAGTCCTAATGGATTGGTGCCGGACGTCATCGAGCGTTCATGGCAGCGCTGTGCGCGTCGCCTGGACAACGCCGACGCACCGCCGGCAGAACATGTCGATTTGTCGCTGCTGAATGAACGCCGCGAGATGCGTGGTCAGCTTCGTCGGATCGTACGACCCGAGATGGATGCACTGGCTGAACTGGTTTCGGACGGTGACAGCCTTGTTGTGCTTGCCGACCGCGATGGTCTCATCCTGGATGCCGTTGGCGCGTTGAACTTCTTGCGCACCGCTCAACAGGTAGCGCTGCAGCCCGGCGTGTACTGGTCGGAAGACGGACGCGGCACCAACGCGATCGGCACGGCGCTCGCAGAACAACAAGCCGTCTCGGTACGTGGCAGGCAACACTACCTCGAAGCCAACGGCATCTTGAGCTGCGCTGCCGCGCCCATTCTGTCGCCGCGTGGCGAGATGCTCGGCGTACTCGATGTATCGGGTGATTCGGAGAACCTGCATGCACAGGCGCTCGGCATGGTGCGCCTTGCGATTCAGATCATCGAACATCGCTTGAGCCTTACACAGGCGCAGAACAACGGCGTGTTGCGTTTCCATCCTTCGCCCGAATTGCTGAACACCCATCGCGAGGGCGTGTTGCTGCTCGACGAGGATCGTATCGTCGGCGCAAACCGGGCCGCGCTGCAGTTGCTCGGAGCGGATTGGCAGGACCTTCTCGACACCAGTGCCGAGCAATGGCTGCAACTTCCGGCCAGCAATCAACCGAAGGTGATTCGCGGCCGCGACGGCCAACAGATGCACGGCGTTGTGCAGCAAGAGCGCAAATCACCGGTGGCTATCAGGCCACTGCAGGCACCAACCGGCGAGCCCTGTTATTTCGACGATGATTGCGCTGCCAAGCTCACCGATGCCAAGCGCGTGCTGGACGCCGGCATTGCGGTCTTGGTCAACGGTGAAACAGGTACCGGCAAGGAAGTATTTGCACGCCAACTGCACGCCGTCAGCGCGCGCAGCCATGGCGCGTTCGTTGCGGTGAACTGCGCCGCCTTGCCTGAATCTCTGATCGAATCGGAACTGTTCGGCTACCAGGGCGGGGCCTTTACCGACGCACGGCGCAAAGGTATGCCGGGGCGTATCCGTGAAGCCGATGGCGGCATCCTGTTTCTCGATGAGATCGGCGACATGCCGTTGGCCCTGCAGGCCCGGCTGTTGCGCGTGCTGCAAGAGAAGAATGTCGTCCCGCTTGGCGGCGGCCAACCGGTCAGCGTCGATTTCGCACTGGTGTGCGCCACCAACCGTGATCTGCAGACCATGGTCGAGGCCGGCGAGTTTCGCGCCGACCTGTTCTACCGCATCCAGGATTTCACGCTGAACCTGCCACCGCTGCGTGAACGTAACGGGCGCCCACGCCTGATCGAATCGTTGATGCGGGATCTCGGCAAGGGCGAAATCGCGCTCGATGACGAAGCAGTTCAGGCACTGAGCGATTACGACTGGCCCGGCAACCTGCGCCAGCTGACGAGCGTGCTACGCACCTTGATTGCGCTTTCCAGCCCGGGAGACATCATTGCCGTCGAACGCCTGCCGACCGAGATTCGCAACCGGCACAAACAACAGGCGGTAGAGCGGCAAGCGGACAACACCTTGCAGACCAAGACGCGCGATGCGATTGAACAGGCATTGGTCGAATGCGACGGCTGTGTGAGCGCAGCGGCACGCCAGTTGGGTATCCACCGCAGCACCATTCATCGCTGGATTGCCAAGCACAGGCATTGA
- the adh gene encoding aldehyde dehydrogenase, with protein MSTNVVEVSTLGAELPFKKRYQNFINGQWVEPESGEYFENISPVTGRPICEVPRSNADDVERALDAAHAAKDAWGKKSPAERAVILNRIADRIEENLELIATAETWDNGKPIRETLAADIPLAIDHFRYFAACVRAEEGGISEIDHETYAYHFKEPLGVVGQIIPWNFPILMATWKLAPALAAGNCVVLKPAEQTPASILVVMELIADLLPPGVVNVVNGFGVEAGKPLASSPRIAKVAFTGETTTGRLIMQYASQNLIPVTLELGGKSPNIFFPDVCEKDDSFFDKAIEGFVLFALNQGEVCTCPSRALIHESIYDQFMERALQRVAAIKQGNPLDKSTMIGAQASQEQMDKILSYIDLGRQEGAECLAGGERNQLEGQLEDGYYIKPTVFKGNNKMRIFQEEIFGPVVSVTTFKDYDEALEIANDTLYGLGAGVWTRDSNTAFRAGRAIQAGRVWTNCYHAYPAHAAFGGYKQSGIGRENHKMMLDHYQQTKNLLVSYSESPLGFF; from the coding sequence ATGTCAACCAACGTCGTCGAAGTCAGCACCTTGGGTGCCGAACTGCCGTTTAAGAAACGCTATCAGAATTTCATTAATGGGCAGTGGGTAGAACCGGAGAGTGGTGAATACTTCGAGAACATCTCGCCGGTCACCGGCCGCCCGATCTGCGAGGTACCGCGTTCCAACGCCGATGATGTCGAACGTGCACTCGATGCCGCGCATGCGGCCAAAGACGCGTGGGGCAAAAAGTCCCCGGCAGAACGCGCAGTGATCCTGAACCGCATTGCCGATCGCATCGAAGAAAACCTCGAACTGATTGCCACCGCCGAAACCTGGGACAACGGTAAACCGATCCGCGAGACGCTCGCCGCGGATATCCCCCTGGCAATCGATCACTTCCGTTACTTCGCTGCCTGCGTGCGCGCTGAAGAAGGCGGTATCTCCGAGATCGACCACGAGACCTATGCGTATCACTTCAAGGAGCCGTTGGGCGTGGTCGGTCAGATCATCCCGTGGAACTTCCCGATCCTGATGGCGACCTGGAAGCTGGCGCCGGCGTTGGCCGCCGGCAACTGCGTGGTATTGAAACCGGCGGAACAAACCCCGGCGTCGATCCTGGTTGTGATGGAGCTCATCGCCGACCTGTTGCCGCCCGGCGTGGTCAACGTGGTGAACGGCTTCGGTGTCGAGGCCGGCAAGCCGCTTGCCTCGTCGCCGCGTATCGCCAAGGTTGCGTTCACCGGTGAAACCACCACCGGCCGCTTGATCATGCAGTACGCATCGCAGAACCTGATCCCGGTAACGCTGGAGCTGGGCGGCAAGTCGCCGAACATCTTCTTCCCGGACGTGTGCGAGAAAGACGACAGCTTCTTCGACAAAGCCATCGAGGGCTTCGTGTTGTTTGCATTGAACCAGGGCGAAGTGTGCACCTGCCCGTCGCGCGCGTTGATCCACGAGTCGATCTATGACCAGTTCATGGAGCGTGCATTGCAGCGCGTTGCAGCTATCAAGCAGGGCAACCCGCTGGATAAGAGCACGATGATCGGTGCACAGGCATCGCAGGAGCAGATGGACAAGATCCTGTCTTATATCGATCTCGGTCGTCAGGAAGGTGCAGAGTGCCTGGCAGGTGGCGAGCGCAACCAGCTCGAAGGCCAACTGGAAGACGGTTATTACATCAAGCCGACCGTATTCAAAGGCAACAACAAGATGCGGATCTTCCAGGAAGAGATCTTCGGCCCCGTGGTATCGGTGACCACCTTCAAGGACTACGATGAAGCGCTCGAGATCGCCAACGACACCCTATACGGTCTTGGCGCAGGCGTCTGGACGCGCGATTCGAATACCGCGTTCCGCGCAGGTCGTGCGATCCAGGCAGGACGCGTATGGACCAATTGCTACCACGCCTACCCGGCACACGCAGCATTCGGTGGTTACAAGCAATCGGGCATCGGTCGTGAAAATCACAAGATGATGCTCGACCACTACCAGCAAACCAAAAACCTGTTGGTGAGCTACAGCGAATCACCGCTGGGTTTCTTCTGA
- a CDS encoding DUF808 domain-containing protein, which translates to MASGIFAIFDDVATLLDDAAVLSKVAAKKTAGLLGDDLAVNAEKATGFHASRELPVIWAITKGSLVNKAIILPIAFLLSAYVPWLIVPILLLGGAYLSYEGAEKVWEWFFPHEKQVVAAEQTAEPKEIVEREASKIKGAIRTDFILSIEIIVIALETVIEQTLMIRILVVSFIALLATVGVYGVVALLVRMDDTGVYLIDRAKETTGFASKFMHFSGKNLVVALPKVIRLLGVIGTIAMLLVGGGMFVHNIDWVHHALEMLPSLAAELLVGLIVGAVLFGVIHAIKSARQLASDEV; encoded by the coding sequence ATGGCCAGCGGAATTTTCGCAATCTTCGACGACGTCGCGACCCTGCTCGACGACGCAGCCGTACTCAGCAAAGTCGCAGCCAAGAAAACCGCCGGCCTGCTGGGAGACGATCTGGCGGTCAACGCCGAGAAGGCGACCGGTTTTCACGCCAGTCGAGAGCTGCCGGTAATCTGGGCGATCACCAAGGGATCGCTGGTCAATAAAGCAATCATCCTGCCGATCGCCTTTCTGCTGAGCGCCTACGTTCCCTGGCTGATCGTGCCGATCCTGCTGCTCGGCGGGGCCTACCTGAGCTACGAAGGCGCCGAGAAGGTCTGGGAATGGTTCTTCCCGCACGAGAAGCAAGTAGTGGCTGCAGAACAGACGGCCGAACCGAAAGAGATCGTTGAGCGCGAGGCGTCAAAGATCAAAGGTGCGATCCGCACCGACTTCATCCTGTCGATCGAGATCATCGTCATCGCGCTCGAAACCGTGATTGAACAGACCCTGATGATTCGCATCCTCGTCGTCAGCTTCATTGCCTTGCTGGCAACCGTCGGCGTGTACGGTGTCGTGGCGCTGTTGGTACGCATGGACGATACCGGCGTGTACCTGATCGACCGCGCCAAAGAGACAACCGGCTTTGCCTCCAAGTTCATGCACTTCAGCGGCAAGAACCTGGTGGTGGCCCTGCCCAAGGTGATTCGTCTGCTTGGCGTGATCGGCACGATCGCGATGCTGCTCGTCGGCGGCGGCATGTTCGTGCACAACATCGATTGGGTGCACCACGCGCTTGAGATGCTGCCGTCGCTTGCGGCTGAGCTGTTGGTCGGCCTGATCGTGGGCGCCGTGCTGTTCGGCGTGATCCACGCAATCAAATCTGCCAGGCAATTGGCGAGCGACGAAGTGTAG
- a CDS encoding CoA-binding protein: MSNTDHHVAVLGASPKPARYANQCIRLLQQHGYRITPVHPRFDEIESLPVTHSLDAIDSEVHTLTLYVGPKLLEPQADEIVQLKPGRVIFNPGTESSLIQSKLDDAGIEWFEACTLVMIKTGQF; the protein is encoded by the coding sequence ATGAGTAACACCGACCATCACGTCGCGGTGCTGGGCGCCAGCCCCAAGCCTGCGCGCTATGCCAACCAATGTATCCGCCTGTTGCAACAGCACGGATATCGCATTACTCCGGTGCACCCGCGATTCGACGAGATCGAGTCTTTGCCGGTCACCCACAGCCTCGATGCGATCGACAGCGAAGTCCATACCCTGACGCTGTATGTCGGGCCCAAGCTGCTCGAACCACAAGCCGACGAGATCGTGCAACTCAAGCCCGGGCGCGTGATCTTCAACCCGGGCACCGAGAGCAGCCTTATCCAGTCGAAGCTGGACGACGCCGGTATCGAATGGTTCGAGGCCTGCACCCTGGTGATGATCAAGACCGGCCAGTTTTGA
- a CDS encoding class I fructose-bisphosphate aldolase, which translates to MTDIQSLLGDEAEYLLAHRCETIPQDTIHVPGGDYVDRVVSQSDRKPGVLRGLQTLIDHGRLGGTGYLSILPVDQGVEHSGGASFAPNPMFFDPENIIQLAMAGGCNAVASTLGVLGSVGRRYAHKIPFLVKINHNELLTHPNIFDQTLFASVEQAFDMGAVAVGATIYFGAPESRRQIMEISEAFHRAHELGMVTVLWAYLRNNAFKKDGVDYHESADLTGQANHLAVTIEADIVKQKQATCNGGYKAVGFGKTHPKVYEDLTSDHPIDLVRYQVANCYMGRIGMINSGGPSGQDDLHQAVRTAVINKRAGGMGLISGRKAFQKPMDEGVKLLNAIQDVYLSDQVTIA; encoded by the coding sequence ATGACCGATATCCAGAGCCTGTTGGGCGACGAGGCCGAGTATCTGCTTGCCCACCGTTGTGAAACCATTCCGCAAGACACCATCCACGTGCCGGGCGGGGACTATGTCGACCGGGTCGTCTCGCAGTCCGACCGCAAACCGGGTGTGCTGCGAGGTCTGCAGACGCTGATCGACCATGGTCGTCTCGGCGGCACTGGCTATCTCTCGATCCTTCCCGTCGACCAGGGTGTAGAGCACTCGGGCGGTGCATCGTTCGCGCCGAACCCGATGTTCTTCGATCCGGAAAACATCATTCAGCTCGCCATGGCCGGCGGCTGCAACGCGGTGGCATCGACGCTCGGCGTGCTCGGTTCGGTCGGTCGGCGCTATGCGCACAAGATCCCGTTCCTGGTGAAGATCAACCACAACGAGTTGCTGACCCATCCCAACATCTTCGACCAGACCCTGTTCGCCAGCGTTGAGCAGGCATTCGACATGGGCGCGGTCGCGGTCGGTGCGACCATCTACTTCGGCGCGCCCGAGTCGCGGCGTCAGATCATGGAGATCAGCGAGGCGTTTCATCGGGCGCACGAGCTGGGCATGGTGACGGTGTTGTGGGCCTATCTGCGCAACAACGCGTTCAAGAAGGATGGCGTCGATTACCATGAGTCGGCCGACCTGACCGGCCAGGCAAATCACCTGGCGGTGACGATCGAGGCCGACATCGTCAAGCAGAAACAGGCGACCTGCAACGGCGGCTACAAGGCGGTCGGATTCGGCAAGACGCACCCGAAGGTCTACGAGGATCTGACCAGCGATCACCCGATCGACCTGGTGCGCTACCAGGTGGCGAACTGCTACATGGGGCGCATCGGCATGATCAACTCGGGCGGGCCGTCGGGCCAGGATGATCTGCACCAGGCGGTGCGCACCGCGGTAATCAACAAGCGCGCCGGCGGCATGGGATTGATCTCCGGGCGCAAGGCGTTCCAAAAGCCGATGGACGAGGGCGTGAAGTTGCTCAATGCCATCCAGGATGTCTACCTGTCGGATCAGGTCACTATCGCCTGA
- a CDS encoding paraquat-inducible protein A, producing the protein MVDHFHSKHSLVACHECDELQRLPAERERGRVRCLRCGCVLHHAGRDAIAAPLALGLAALVLFVLSNAFPLLDFGLHGRHDSTYLLAGIRELFNQDMPLLASVVLFTTIIAPLLHISLLIYLYLPLALGRRPPAFAKALRLVQTILPWSMLEIFLLGVLVAGVKLAEQATIVAGPAAWSLGLLVFVLSAAATQVHPQRLWERVA; encoded by the coding sequence ATGGTGGACCATTTTCACAGCAAGCACAGCCTGGTCGCGTGTCACGAATGCGATGAGCTGCAACGCCTGCCGGCCGAGCGGGAGCGCGGACGTGTGCGCTGTCTGCGCTGCGGCTGCGTGCTGCACCATGCCGGCAGGGACGCGATCGCTGCGCCGCTGGCTTTGGGCTTGGCGGCGCTGGTGCTGTTCGTTCTGAGCAACGCCTTTCCGCTGCTCGACTTCGGTCTGCACGGCCGCCACGACAGCACCTATCTGCTGGCCGGTATCCGCGAACTGTTCAACCAGGACATGCCGTTGCTGGCCAGCGTCGTGTTGTTCACCACGATCATCGCGCCGTTGCTGCACATCTCGCTGTTGATCTACCTGTATCTGCCGTTGGCCTTGGGCAGGCGGCCGCCGGCGTTCGCCAAGGCCTTGCGCCTGGTACAGACCATCCTGCCGTGGAGCATGCTCGAGATCTTTCTGCTCGGGGTGCTGGTCGCCGGCGTGAAACTGGCCGAACAGGCGACGATCGTCGCCGGCCCTGCGGCATGGTCGCTGGGCCTGTTGGTGTTCGTGTTGAGCGCGGCCGCTACCCAGGTGCATCCGCAACGGCTGTGGGAGCGGGTTGCATGA
- a CDS encoding glycerophosphodiester phosphodiesterase family protein: protein MPTFDPRLVAHRGQPLQIPENSLTGFEAALEAGAQWVETDVQITADRVPVLCHDSSTLRLTGVDYQVVDTTFDVISRLSAGYPKRFADAFSQLRIAPLSTFAQLVAQWPSAHAFVEIKLEAIEAFGEQETVRLVVDALKAAIGQCIIISFDYSTLRYVRSETSLPIGFILTEWSDAEQQRCLDLRPDYIFVNHLRLEEGTPLWQGNWKWVAYTANELPLIRRLLTSGFDLVETDDIRRVAVQLGATDSR from the coding sequence ATGCCGACATTCGATCCACGACTCGTCGCCCACCGCGGCCAACCACTGCAGATACCCGAAAACTCGCTAACCGGCTTCGAAGCTGCGTTGGAGGCCGGCGCGCAATGGGTCGAAACCGACGTACAAATAACGGCCGACCGGGTTCCCGTGCTGTGTCACGACTCATCGACCCTGCGGCTTACCGGCGTCGACTACCAGGTCGTCGACACCACCTTCGATGTAATCTCTCGACTTTCGGCGGGTTATCCGAAGCGCTTCGCGGATGCATTCTCACAACTACGGATTGCCCCGCTATCGACCTTCGCCCAGCTGGTAGCGCAATGGCCATCGGCCCACGCGTTCGTCGAGATCAAGCTCGAGGCAATCGAGGCGTTTGGCGAACAAGAAACTGTCCGCCTGGTTGTCGATGCACTCAAGGCGGCGATCGGCCAGTGCATCATCATCTCGTTCGACTATTCGACGCTCCGCTACGTTCGCAGCGAGACATCATTACCGATCGGATTCATTCTCACGGAATGGTCCGACGCCGAACAACAACGTTGTCTGGACCTCAGACCCGATTACATTTTTGTAAACCACCTGCGGCTCGAAGAAGGCACGCCACTCTGGCAAGGCAACTGGAAGTGGGTGGCGTACACGGCCAATGAACTGCCGTTGATCCGACGCCTGCTGACCTCGGGCTTCGACCTCGTCGAGACGGACGACATCAGACGGGTGGCGGTGCAACTCGGCGCAACAGACAGCCGCTGA
- a CDS encoding CopD family protein, which produces MLGSAVLLHVISVVIWVGGMFFAYVVLRPVAASQLEPPVRLTLWVGVFRNFFPWVWVCIAVILATGLWMIFGFFGGMGAVALYVHAMFGLGILMMLIFFHVFFAPFGRLKKAVAAQDWPAGGKALAQIRMLVGINTIIGLVTIAIAAAGRYLVPA; this is translated from the coding sequence ATGTTGGGTTCAGCGGTGTTGCTGCATGTGATCTCGGTGGTGATCTGGGTTGGCGGGATGTTCTTCGCCTATGTGGTGCTGCGTCCGGTGGCGGCCAGTCAGTTGGAGCCTCCGGTACGGCTCACGCTGTGGGTCGGCGTATTCCGCAACTTTTTTCCGTGGGTGTGGGTGTGTATTGCCGTCATCCTGGCGACCGGGCTGTGGATGATCTTCGGCTTCTTCGGCGGTATGGGCGCCGTCGCGCTGTACGTTCACGCGATGTTCGGCCTCGGCATCCTGATGATGCTGATCTTCTTCCATGTCTTCTTTGCACCGTTCGGGCGACTGAAGAAAGCAGTAGCTGCGCAGGACTGGCCCGCGGGCGGCAAGGCCCTGGCGCAGATCCGTATGCTGGTCGGCATCAACACCATTATCGGCCTGGTCACGATCGCCATTGCGGCCGCCGGCCGTTACCTGGTACCGGCATAA
- the greB gene encoding transcription elongation factor GreB, with protein sequence MSRHRPPAPAKSPYITRDGWTALHEEQDALWKKRRKVVKHLSAAAAEGDRSENAEYIYRKKQLRELDRRIRYLQKRIPDLKVVDAHPEGTDQIFFGAWVTLENEEGDEIVYRIVGADEFDPKRNWISIDSPMARALLKRRIDDEVTVHTPGGAVTMFVLQVHYVNPVATN encoded by the coding sequence ATGAGCCGCCACAGACCACCGGCGCCTGCCAAATCGCCCTACATCACGCGCGACGGCTGGACCGCCCTGCACGAAGAACAGGATGCGTTGTGGAAGAAGCGCCGCAAGGTGGTCAAGCACTTGTCTGCCGCCGCAGCCGAGGGCGACCGCTCGGAGAACGCCGAGTACATCTACCGTAAGAAACAATTGCGCGAACTCGATCGGCGCATCCGCTACCTGCAAAAACGCATTCCCGACCTCAAGGTGGTTGATGCACACCCCGAAGGCACCGACCAGATATTCTTCGGCGCCTGGGTCACGCTGGAAAACGAGGAAGGCGACGAGATCGTCTACCGCATCGTTGGCGCCGACGAGTTCGACCCCAAGCGTAACTGGATCAGCATCGATTCGCCGATGGCGCGCGCGCTGCTCAAGCGCAGAATCGACGACGAGGTCACGGTGCACACGCCGGGCGGCGCGGTGACCATGTTCGTGCTGCAGGTTCACTACGTGAATCCCGTGGCGACGAACTGA